In Arsenophonus sp. aPb, one DNA window encodes the following:
- the fabB gene encoding beta-ketoacyl-ACP synthase I produces the protein MKRAVITGLGIVSSIGNNQQEVLASLKTGRSGIRFSEEFEKMGLRSHVWGNIQLTEEYIKQKIDRKILRFMSDCSIYAYLSMEEAIADAKLTQAQISNIRTGLVVGSGGGSPRNQVAGSDGMRAKGLRGVGPYMVTKAMASGVSACLATPFKIKGVNYSISSACSTSAHCIGHAVELIQLGKQDVIFAGGGEELSWELTCEFDAMGALSTKYNATPEKASRTYDQDRDGFVIAGGGGIVVVEELEHALARGAHIYAEIVGYGATSDGYDMVAPSGEGAVRCMKMALADVKQVDYINTHGTSTPVGDTKELEAITEVFGSNTPAISATKAMTGHSLGAAGVHEAIYSLLMLEHGFIAPSINIDNLDEKAQAMNIITQATEQKLNTVMSNSFGFGGTNASLVMSKYHS, from the coding sequence ATGAAGCGTGCAGTCATCACTGGTCTGGGCATTGTCTCCAGCATAGGTAATAACCAGCAAGAGGTACTGGCTTCTCTGAAAACGGGTCGTTCTGGCATCAGGTTTTCAGAAGAATTTGAAAAAATGGGTTTACGCAGCCATGTCTGGGGTAATATTCAACTAACGGAAGAATATATTAAACAAAAAATTGACCGTAAAATTCTTCGTTTTATGAGTGATTGTTCTATTTATGCTTACTTGTCGATGGAAGAGGCTATTGCGGACGCTAAATTGACGCAGGCGCAGATCTCAAATATTCGTACCGGTTTAGTGGTTGGCTCTGGTGGTGGCTCACCGCGTAATCAAGTGGCTGGCTCTGATGGTATGCGGGCAAAGGGATTACGCGGTGTTGGCCCCTATATGGTGACCAAAGCAATGGCTTCAGGTGTTTCAGCTTGTTTAGCCACGCCATTTAAAATTAAGGGCGTTAATTATTCTATCAGCTCTGCTTGCTCAACTTCCGCCCATTGCATTGGCCATGCTGTTGAGTTGATCCAATTAGGTAAACAGGATGTTATTTTCGCTGGTGGTGGTGAAGAGTTAAGTTGGGAACTAACCTGTGAATTTGACGCAATGGGAGCATTATCGACTAAATATAATGCAACTCCAGAAAAAGCTTCACGCACCTATGACCAGGATCGGGATGGTTTTGTAATTGCTGGCGGTGGTGGTATTGTTGTGGTAGAAGAATTAGAGCATGCTTTGGCGCGTGGCGCACATATTTATGCTGAAATTGTCGGTTATGGTGCAACCTCAGACGGTTATGATATGGTTGCCCCTTCCGGTGAAGGAGCGGTGAGATGTATGAAAATGGCATTGGCAGATGTTAAACAGGTTGATTATATCAATACTCATGGCACTTCAACGCCAGTTGGCGATACCAAAGAATTAGAAGCAATTACTGAAGTTTTTGGTAGCAATACGCCAGCGATTTCAGCGACTAAAGCAATGACTGGCCATTCTCTGGGGGCGGCAGGGGTTCATGAAGCTATTTATAGTTTGTTAATGTTAGAGCATGGATTTATTGCCCCAAGCATTAATATTGATAATTTAGATGAAAAAGCACAAGCAATGAATATTATTACGCAGGCCACTGAGCAGAAATTAAATACGGTAATGTCAAATAGTTTTGGGTTTGGTGGAACTAATGCCTCGTTGGTAATGAGTAAATATCATTCATAA